Proteins from one Larimichthys crocea isolate SSNF chromosome XX, L_crocea_2.0, whole genome shotgun sequence genomic window:
- the tmpoa gene encoding thymopoietin a isoform X7 yields MPEYLDDPSVLTKDKLKSELLAHNVELPSGNPTKDVYVQLYLKNLTAQNSRHVTATTLDAFSSDEDLPPPVVSSRSRSSGRKATRKTDKVQPDELDVTMLSDQGLKDELLKHGVDAGPIVATTRKLYEKKLQKLLDDGPAQPPPQLTVTEIQVNHNGNSEPDVYSDKEDEVTAAPEPEPEPEPEPVAEPEPEPVAEPEPAPVVERPLRSRGKTPITTRTRSSQHHTIVPEDLRPVLTEQVQLQSNRRVHHRLDSPAQAEPPSTSTRPAQLQEEEPWLHLPKATKDLSQKPVALLNTALLESKSLPKEQSPRPAAKPSRPTRVEPLTFTTMCDISPIKKPEAHWFLSSDQSGSKPSSVSAAWQSCTPPDVLLLRKRQQKMSSFLSTCSPARTLSSASTLSTDALLRQVEKIAASEQPRKVEETDVLKELFHNDISSPTGITATCRRPIRGAAGRPVKSSDLWNNENSIFSPKTTKTTSSSSSYTESRTVNRVTSLPPSISFNSSTSASSYSSASSSYRPLSAAPPASQPKAARRSMSLWIKLFLLAIVAAFLFLVYQAMETNSISPFGNTDTEVADGSTA; encoded by the exons ATGCCGGAGTACCTGGACGACCCGTCTGTGCTCACCAAGGACAAGCTGAAGAGCGAGCTGCTGGCCCACAACGTGGAGCTTCCGAGCGGCAACCCGACCAAGGACGTGTACGTGCAGCTGTACCTGAAGAACCTGACCGCTCAGAACAGCAGGCATGTCACGGCCACCACTCTGGACGCCTTCTCCAGCGACGAGGACCTGCCGCCGCCCGTGGTCAGCAGCAGAAGCCGCTCCTCCGGCAGG AAAGCCACCAGGAAAACAGACAAGGTCCAGCCAGACGAGCTGGACGTGACCATGCTGAGCGACCAGGGCCTGAAGGATGAGCTGCTCAAACACGGAGTGGACGCCGGGCCCATTGTGG CAACTACCCGTAAACTGTACGAGAAGAAGCTGCAGAAGCTGCTGGACGACGGCCCTGCCCAGCCGCCGCCACAGCTCACTGTCACAGAGATCCAAGTCAACCACAATGGCAACTCTGAACCCGACGTGTACAGCGACAAGGAGGAcg aAGTGACAGCAgcacctgaacctgaacctgaacctgaaccagaGCCTGTGGCAGAACCTGAACCAGAGCCTGTGGCAGAACCTGAACCAGCTCCAGTGGTGGAGAGACCACTGAGGAGCCGAGGGAAGACGCCCATCACCACCCGCACCCGCAGCAGCCAGCACCACACG ATAGTGCCTGAGGATCTCAGACCTGTGTTGACAGAACAGGTCCAGTTGCAGTCTAACAGGAGGGTTCATCACAGGCTGGACAGTCCAGCTCAGGCTGAACCTCCCTCCACCTCAACCAGACCTGCTCAG CTCCAAGAGGAAGAACCGTGGCTCCATCTTCCCAAAGCGACAAAGGACTTGTCTCAGAAGCCAGTCGCTCTGCTCAACACTGCTCTGCTCGAG TCAAAGAGTCTGCCTAAAGAACAGAGTCCACGACCGGCTGCCAAACCATCCAGACCCACCAGAGTGGAGCCGCTCACCTTTACCACTATGTGTGACATTTCCCCCATTAAGAAACCAGAGGCCCACTGGTTTCTGTCCTCAGACCAGTCTGGATCTAAGCCCAGCAGCGTCTCTGCAGCATGG cagagctgtACCCCTCCAGAcgtgctgctgctgagaaagAGGCAGCAGAAAATGTCCAGCTTCCTGTCCACGTGCAGCCCAGCGAGGACGCTCAGCTCTGCATCCACACTGTCCACGGACGCGTTACTGAGACAG GTGGAGAAAATTGCAGCCAGCGAACAACCTCGGAAAGTGGAGGAGACTGACGTTCTGAAGGAGCTCTTTCACAACGACATCAGCTCTCCAACAGGAATCAC CGCCACCTGTCGAAGACCCATTCGAGGAGCGGCCGGTCGCCCGGTGAAGTCCAGCGACCTGTGGAACAACGAGAACTCCATCTTCTCGCCAAAAACCACCAAGACCACCAGCTCATCCTCGTCGTACACAGAGAGCCGCACCGTCAACAGAGTCACCAGCTTGCCCCCCTCCATCTCCTTCAACTCCTCTACCTCCGCCTCCTCTtactcctctgcctcctcctcctacagGCCTCTGTCTGCAGCTCCCCCTGCAAGTCAGCCCAAAGCAGCGCGCCGCAGCATGTCCCTGTGGATAAAGCTCTTCCTGCTGGCCATCGTGGCTGCCTTCCTGTTCTTGGTTTACCAAGCCATGGAGACCAACTCCATCAGCCCTTTTggtaacacagacacagaggtggCTGATGGCAGCACCGCATAG
- the tmpoa gene encoding thymopoietin a isoform X10 produces MPEYLDDPSVLTKDKLKSELLAHNVELPSGNPTKDVYVQLYLKNLTAQNSRHVTATTLDAFSSDEDLPPPVVSSRSRSSGRKATRKTDKVQPDELDVTMLSDQGLKDELLKHGVDAGPIVATTRKLYEKKLQKLLDDGPAQPPPQLTVTEIQVNHNGNSEPDVYSDKEDEVTAAPEPEPEPEPEPVAEPEPEPVAEPEPAPVVERPLRSRGKTPITTRTRSSQHHTSKSLPKEQSPRPAAKPSRPTRVEPLTFTTMCDISPIKKPEAHWFLSSDQSGSKPSSVSAAWQSCTPPDVLLLRKRQQKMSSFLSTCSPARTLSSASTLSTDALLRQVEKIAASEQPRKVEETDVLKELFHNDISSPTGITATCRRPIRGAAGRPVKSSDLWNNENSIFSPKTTKTTSSSSSYTESRTVNRVTSLPPSISFNSSTSASSYSSASSSYRPLSAAPPASQPKAARRSMSLWIKLFLLAIVAAFLFLVYQAMETNSISPFGNTDTEVADGSTA; encoded by the exons ATGCCGGAGTACCTGGACGACCCGTCTGTGCTCACCAAGGACAAGCTGAAGAGCGAGCTGCTGGCCCACAACGTGGAGCTTCCGAGCGGCAACCCGACCAAGGACGTGTACGTGCAGCTGTACCTGAAGAACCTGACCGCTCAGAACAGCAGGCATGTCACGGCCACCACTCTGGACGCCTTCTCCAGCGACGAGGACCTGCCGCCGCCCGTGGTCAGCAGCAGAAGCCGCTCCTCCGGCAGG AAAGCCACCAGGAAAACAGACAAGGTCCAGCCAGACGAGCTGGACGTGACCATGCTGAGCGACCAGGGCCTGAAGGATGAGCTGCTCAAACACGGAGTGGACGCCGGGCCCATTGTGG CAACTACCCGTAAACTGTACGAGAAGAAGCTGCAGAAGCTGCTGGACGACGGCCCTGCCCAGCCGCCGCCACAGCTCACTGTCACAGAGATCCAAGTCAACCACAATGGCAACTCTGAACCCGACGTGTACAGCGACAAGGAGGAcg aAGTGACAGCAgcacctgaacctgaacctgaacctgaaccagaGCCTGTGGCAGAACCTGAACCAGAGCCTGTGGCAGAACCTGAACCAGCTCCAGTGGTGGAGAGACCACTGAGGAGCCGAGGGAAGACGCCCATCACCACCCGCACCCGCAGCAGCCAGCACCACACG TCAAAGAGTCTGCCTAAAGAACAGAGTCCACGACCGGCTGCCAAACCATCCAGACCCACCAGAGTGGAGCCGCTCACCTTTACCACTATGTGTGACATTTCCCCCATTAAGAAACCAGAGGCCCACTGGTTTCTGTCCTCAGACCAGTCTGGATCTAAGCCCAGCAGCGTCTCTGCAGCATGG cagagctgtACCCCTCCAGAcgtgctgctgctgagaaagAGGCAGCAGAAAATGTCCAGCTTCCTGTCCACGTGCAGCCCAGCGAGGACGCTCAGCTCTGCATCCACACTGTCCACGGACGCGTTACTGAGACAG GTGGAGAAAATTGCAGCCAGCGAACAACCTCGGAAAGTGGAGGAGACTGACGTTCTGAAGGAGCTCTTTCACAACGACATCAGCTCTCCAACAGGAATCAC CGCCACCTGTCGAAGACCCATTCGAGGAGCGGCCGGTCGCCCGGTGAAGTCCAGCGACCTGTGGAACAACGAGAACTCCATCTTCTCGCCAAAAACCACCAAGACCACCAGCTCATCCTCGTCGTACACAGAGAGCCGCACCGTCAACAGAGTCACCAGCTTGCCCCCCTCCATCTCCTTCAACTCCTCTACCTCCGCCTCCTCTtactcctctgcctcctcctcctacagGCCTCTGTCTGCAGCTCCCCCTGCAAGTCAGCCCAAAGCAGCGCGCCGCAGCATGTCCCTGTGGATAAAGCTCTTCCTGCTGGCCATCGTGGCTGCCTTCCTGTTCTTGGTTTACCAAGCCATGGAGACCAACTCCATCAGCCCTTTTggtaacacagacacagaggtggCTGATGGCAGCACCGCATAG
- the tmpoa gene encoding thymopoietin a isoform X5 encodes MPEYLDDPSVLTKDKLKSELLAHNVELPSGNPTKDVYVQLYLKNLTAQNSRHVTATTLDAFSSDEDLPPPVVSSRSRSSGRKATRKTDKVQPDELDVTMLSDQGLKDELLKHGVDAGPIVATTRKLYEKKLQKLLDDGPAQPPPQLTVTEIQVNHNGNSEPDVYSDKEDEVTAAPEPEPEPEPEPVAEPEPEPVAEPEPAPVVERPLRSRGKTPITTRTRSSQHHTSNPKASGSNWFGIFQFSDKIVPEDLRPVLTEQVQLQSNRRVHHRLDSPAQAEPPSTSTRPAQLQEEEPWLHLPKATKDLSQKPVALLNTALLESKSLPKEQSPRPAAKPSRPTRVEPLTFTTMCDISPIKKPEAHWFLSSDQSGSKPSSVSAAWQSCTPPDVLLLRKRQQKMSSFLSTCSPARTLSSASTLSTDALLRQVEKIAASEQPRKVEETDVLKELFHNDISSPTGITATCRRPIRGAAGRPVKSSDLWNNENSIFSPKTTKTTSSSSSYTESRTVNRVTSLPPSISFNSSTSASSYSSASSSYRPLSAAPPASQPKAARRSMSLWIKLFLLAIVAAFLFLVYQAMETNSISPFGNTDTEVADGSTA; translated from the exons ATGCCGGAGTACCTGGACGACCCGTCTGTGCTCACCAAGGACAAGCTGAAGAGCGAGCTGCTGGCCCACAACGTGGAGCTTCCGAGCGGCAACCCGACCAAGGACGTGTACGTGCAGCTGTACCTGAAGAACCTGACCGCTCAGAACAGCAGGCATGTCACGGCCACCACTCTGGACGCCTTCTCCAGCGACGAGGACCTGCCGCCGCCCGTGGTCAGCAGCAGAAGCCGCTCCTCCGGCAGG AAAGCCACCAGGAAAACAGACAAGGTCCAGCCAGACGAGCTGGACGTGACCATGCTGAGCGACCAGGGCCTGAAGGATGAGCTGCTCAAACACGGAGTGGACGCCGGGCCCATTGTGG CAACTACCCGTAAACTGTACGAGAAGAAGCTGCAGAAGCTGCTGGACGACGGCCCTGCCCAGCCGCCGCCACAGCTCACTGTCACAGAGATCCAAGTCAACCACAATGGCAACTCTGAACCCGACGTGTACAGCGACAAGGAGGAcg aAGTGACAGCAgcacctgaacctgaacctgaacctgaaccagaGCCTGTGGCAGAACCTGAACCAGAGCCTGTGGCAGAACCTGAACCAGCTCCAGTGGTGGAGAGACCACTGAGGAGCCGAGGGAAGACGCCCATCACCACCCGCACCCGCAGCAGCCAGCACCACACG TCCAATCCCAAAGCATCCGGTTCAAACTGGTTTGGAATCTTCCAGTTCAGTGACAAG ATAGTGCCTGAGGATCTCAGACCTGTGTTGACAGAACAGGTCCAGTTGCAGTCTAACAGGAGGGTTCATCACAGGCTGGACAGTCCAGCTCAGGCTGAACCTCCCTCCACCTCAACCAGACCTGCTCAG CTCCAAGAGGAAGAACCGTGGCTCCATCTTCCCAAAGCGACAAAGGACTTGTCTCAGAAGCCAGTCGCTCTGCTCAACACTGCTCTGCTCGAG TCAAAGAGTCTGCCTAAAGAACAGAGTCCACGACCGGCTGCCAAACCATCCAGACCCACCAGAGTGGAGCCGCTCACCTTTACCACTATGTGTGACATTTCCCCCATTAAGAAACCAGAGGCCCACTGGTTTCTGTCCTCAGACCAGTCTGGATCTAAGCCCAGCAGCGTCTCTGCAGCATGG cagagctgtACCCCTCCAGAcgtgctgctgctgagaaagAGGCAGCAGAAAATGTCCAGCTTCCTGTCCACGTGCAGCCCAGCGAGGACGCTCAGCTCTGCATCCACACTGTCCACGGACGCGTTACTGAGACAG GTGGAGAAAATTGCAGCCAGCGAACAACCTCGGAAAGTGGAGGAGACTGACGTTCTGAAGGAGCTCTTTCACAACGACATCAGCTCTCCAACAGGAATCAC CGCCACCTGTCGAAGACCCATTCGAGGAGCGGCCGGTCGCCCGGTGAAGTCCAGCGACCTGTGGAACAACGAGAACTCCATCTTCTCGCCAAAAACCACCAAGACCACCAGCTCATCCTCGTCGTACACAGAGAGCCGCACCGTCAACAGAGTCACCAGCTTGCCCCCCTCCATCTCCTTCAACTCCTCTACCTCCGCCTCCTCTtactcctctgcctcctcctcctacagGCCTCTGTCTGCAGCTCCCCCTGCAAGTCAGCCCAAAGCAGCGCGCCGCAGCATGTCCCTGTGGATAAAGCTCTTCCTGCTGGCCATCGTGGCTGCCTTCCTGTTCTTGGTTTACCAAGCCATGGAGACCAACTCCATCAGCCCTTTTggtaacacagacacagaggtggCTGATGGCAGCACCGCATAG
- the tmpoa gene encoding thymopoietin a isoform X9, producing MPEYLDDPSVLTKDKLKSELLAHNVELPSGNPTKDVYVQLYLKNLTAQNSRHVTATTLDAFSSDEDLPPPVVSSRSRSSGRKATRKTDKVQPDELDVTMLSDQGLKDELLKHGVDAGPIVATTRKLYEKKLQKLLDDGPAQPPPQLTVTEIQVNHNGNSEPDVYSDKEDEVTAAPEPEPEPEPEPVAEPEPEPVAEPEPAPVVERPLRSRGKTPITTRTRSSQHHTLQEEEPWLHLPKATKDLSQKPVALLNTALLESKSLPKEQSPRPAAKPSRPTRVEPLTFTTMCDISPIKKPEAHWFLSSDQSGSKPSSVSAAWQSCTPPDVLLLRKRQQKMSSFLSTCSPARTLSSASTLSTDALLRQVEKIAASEQPRKVEETDVLKELFHNDISSPTGITATCRRPIRGAAGRPVKSSDLWNNENSIFSPKTTKTTSSSSSYTESRTVNRVTSLPPSISFNSSTSASSYSSASSSYRPLSAAPPASQPKAARRSMSLWIKLFLLAIVAAFLFLVYQAMETNSISPFGNTDTEVADGSTA from the exons ATGCCGGAGTACCTGGACGACCCGTCTGTGCTCACCAAGGACAAGCTGAAGAGCGAGCTGCTGGCCCACAACGTGGAGCTTCCGAGCGGCAACCCGACCAAGGACGTGTACGTGCAGCTGTACCTGAAGAACCTGACCGCTCAGAACAGCAGGCATGTCACGGCCACCACTCTGGACGCCTTCTCCAGCGACGAGGACCTGCCGCCGCCCGTGGTCAGCAGCAGAAGCCGCTCCTCCGGCAGG AAAGCCACCAGGAAAACAGACAAGGTCCAGCCAGACGAGCTGGACGTGACCATGCTGAGCGACCAGGGCCTGAAGGATGAGCTGCTCAAACACGGAGTGGACGCCGGGCCCATTGTGG CAACTACCCGTAAACTGTACGAGAAGAAGCTGCAGAAGCTGCTGGACGACGGCCCTGCCCAGCCGCCGCCACAGCTCACTGTCACAGAGATCCAAGTCAACCACAATGGCAACTCTGAACCCGACGTGTACAGCGACAAGGAGGAcg aAGTGACAGCAgcacctgaacctgaacctgaacctgaaccagaGCCTGTGGCAGAACCTGAACCAGAGCCTGTGGCAGAACCTGAACCAGCTCCAGTGGTGGAGAGACCACTGAGGAGCCGAGGGAAGACGCCCATCACCACCCGCACCCGCAGCAGCCAGCACCACACG CTCCAAGAGGAAGAACCGTGGCTCCATCTTCCCAAAGCGACAAAGGACTTGTCTCAGAAGCCAGTCGCTCTGCTCAACACTGCTCTGCTCGAG TCAAAGAGTCTGCCTAAAGAACAGAGTCCACGACCGGCTGCCAAACCATCCAGACCCACCAGAGTGGAGCCGCTCACCTTTACCACTATGTGTGACATTTCCCCCATTAAGAAACCAGAGGCCCACTGGTTTCTGTCCTCAGACCAGTCTGGATCTAAGCCCAGCAGCGTCTCTGCAGCATGG cagagctgtACCCCTCCAGAcgtgctgctgctgagaaagAGGCAGCAGAAAATGTCCAGCTTCCTGTCCACGTGCAGCCCAGCGAGGACGCTCAGCTCTGCATCCACACTGTCCACGGACGCGTTACTGAGACAG GTGGAGAAAATTGCAGCCAGCGAACAACCTCGGAAAGTGGAGGAGACTGACGTTCTGAAGGAGCTCTTTCACAACGACATCAGCTCTCCAACAGGAATCAC CGCCACCTGTCGAAGACCCATTCGAGGAGCGGCCGGTCGCCCGGTGAAGTCCAGCGACCTGTGGAACAACGAGAACTCCATCTTCTCGCCAAAAACCACCAAGACCACCAGCTCATCCTCGTCGTACACAGAGAGCCGCACCGTCAACAGAGTCACCAGCTTGCCCCCCTCCATCTCCTTCAACTCCTCTACCTCCGCCTCCTCTtactcctctgcctcctcctcctacagGCCTCTGTCTGCAGCTCCCCCTGCAAGTCAGCCCAAAGCAGCGCGCCGCAGCATGTCCCTGTGGATAAAGCTCTTCCTGCTGGCCATCGTGGCTGCCTTCCTGTTCTTGGTTTACCAAGCCATGGAGACCAACTCCATCAGCCCTTTTggtaacacagacacagaggtggCTGATGGCAGCACCGCATAG
- the tmpoa gene encoding thymopoietin a isoform X11 gives MPEYLDDPSVLTKDKLKSELLAHNVELPSGNPTKDVYVQLYLKNLTAQNSRHVTATTLDAFSSDEDLPPPVVSSRSRSSGRKATRKTDKVQPDELDVTMLSDQGLKDELLKHGVDAGPIVATTRKLYEKKLQKLLDDGPAQPPPQLTVTEIQVNHNGNSEPDVYSDKEDEVTAAPEPEPEPEPEPVAEPEPEPVAEPEPAPVVERPLRSRGKTPITTRTRSSQHHTRDQLMDQEGGGDDDDDDDDEDEPTIHVKRKPRRLSHRVQIVPEDLRPVLTEQVQLQSNRRVHHRLDSPAQAEPPSTSTRPAQVEKIAASEQPRKVEETDVLKELFHNDISSPTGITATCRRPIRGAAGRPVKSSDLWNNENSIFSPKTTKTTSSSSSYTESRTVNRVTSLPPSISFNSSTSASSYSSASSSYRPLSAAPPASQPKAARRSMSLWIKLFLLAIVAAFLFLVYQAMETNSISPFGNTDTEVADGSTA, from the exons ATGCCGGAGTACCTGGACGACCCGTCTGTGCTCACCAAGGACAAGCTGAAGAGCGAGCTGCTGGCCCACAACGTGGAGCTTCCGAGCGGCAACCCGACCAAGGACGTGTACGTGCAGCTGTACCTGAAGAACCTGACCGCTCAGAACAGCAGGCATGTCACGGCCACCACTCTGGACGCCTTCTCCAGCGACGAGGACCTGCCGCCGCCCGTGGTCAGCAGCAGAAGCCGCTCCTCCGGCAGG AAAGCCACCAGGAAAACAGACAAGGTCCAGCCAGACGAGCTGGACGTGACCATGCTGAGCGACCAGGGCCTGAAGGATGAGCTGCTCAAACACGGAGTGGACGCCGGGCCCATTGTGG CAACTACCCGTAAACTGTACGAGAAGAAGCTGCAGAAGCTGCTGGACGACGGCCCTGCCCAGCCGCCGCCACAGCTCACTGTCACAGAGATCCAAGTCAACCACAATGGCAACTCTGAACCCGACGTGTACAGCGACAAGGAGGAcg aAGTGACAGCAgcacctgaacctgaacctgaacctgaaccagaGCCTGTGGCAGAACCTGAACCAGAGCCTGTGGCAGAACCTGAACCAGCTCCAGTGGTGGAGAGACCACTGAGGAGCCGAGGGAAGACGCCCATCACCACCCGCACCCGCAGCAGCCAGCACCACACG AGAGACCAGTTGATGGATCAGGAAGGTggtggggatgatgatgatgatgatgatgatgaagacgagCCGACCATACATGTAAAGCGCAAACCCAGGAGGTTATCCCACAGAGTG CAGATAGTGCCTGAGGATCTCAGACCTGTGTTGACAGAACAGGTCCAGTTGCAGTCTAACAGGAGGGTTCATCACAGGCTGGACAGTCCAGCTCAGGCTGAACCTCCCTCCACCTCAACCAGACCTGCTCAG GTGGAGAAAATTGCAGCCAGCGAACAACCTCGGAAAGTGGAGGAGACTGACGTTCTGAAGGAGCTCTTTCACAACGACATCAGCTCTCCAACAGGAATCAC CGCCACCTGTCGAAGACCCATTCGAGGAGCGGCCGGTCGCCCGGTGAAGTCCAGCGACCTGTGGAACAACGAGAACTCCATCTTCTCGCCAAAAACCACCAAGACCACCAGCTCATCCTCGTCGTACACAGAGAGCCGCACCGTCAACAGAGTCACCAGCTTGCCCCCCTCCATCTCCTTCAACTCCTCTACCTCCGCCTCCTCTtactcctctgcctcctcctcctacagGCCTCTGTCTGCAGCTCCCCCTGCAAGTCAGCCCAAAGCAGCGCGCCGCAGCATGTCCCTGTGGATAAAGCTCTTCCTGCTGGCCATCGTGGCTGCCTTCCTGTTCTTGGTTTACCAAGCCATGGAGACCAACTCCATCAGCCCTTTTggtaacacagacacagaggtggCTGATGGCAGCACCGCATAG
- the tmpoa gene encoding thymopoietin a isoform X8, protein MPEYLDDPSVLTKDKLKSELLAHNVELPSGNPTKDVYVQLYLKNLTAQNSRHVTATTLDAFSSDEDLPPPVVSSRSRSSGRKATRKTDKVQPDELDVTMLSDQGLKDELLKHGVDAGPIVATTRKLYEKKLQKLLDDGPAQPPPQLTVTEIQVNHNGNSEPDVYSDKEDEVTAAPEPEPEPEPEPVAEPEPEPVAEPEPAPVVERPLRSRGKTPITTRTRSSQHHTRDQLMDQEGGGDDDDDDDDEDEPTIHVKRKPRRLSHRVQIVPEDLRPVLTEQVQLQSNRRVHHRLDSPAQAEPPSTSTRPAQLQEEEPWLHLPKATKDLSQKPVALLNTALLESKSLPKEQSPRPAAKPSRPTRVEPLTFTTMCDISPIKKPEAHWFLSSDQSGSKPSSVSAAWVEKIAASEQPRKVEETDVLKELFHNDISSPTGITATCRRPIRGAAGRPVKSSDLWNNENSIFSPKTTKTTSSSSSYTESRTVNRVTSLPPSISFNSSTSASSYSSASSSYRPLSAAPPASQPKAARRSMSLWIKLFLLAIVAAFLFLVYQAMETNSISPFGNTDTEVADGSTA, encoded by the exons ATGCCGGAGTACCTGGACGACCCGTCTGTGCTCACCAAGGACAAGCTGAAGAGCGAGCTGCTGGCCCACAACGTGGAGCTTCCGAGCGGCAACCCGACCAAGGACGTGTACGTGCAGCTGTACCTGAAGAACCTGACCGCTCAGAACAGCAGGCATGTCACGGCCACCACTCTGGACGCCTTCTCCAGCGACGAGGACCTGCCGCCGCCCGTGGTCAGCAGCAGAAGCCGCTCCTCCGGCAGG AAAGCCACCAGGAAAACAGACAAGGTCCAGCCAGACGAGCTGGACGTGACCATGCTGAGCGACCAGGGCCTGAAGGATGAGCTGCTCAAACACGGAGTGGACGCCGGGCCCATTGTGG CAACTACCCGTAAACTGTACGAGAAGAAGCTGCAGAAGCTGCTGGACGACGGCCCTGCCCAGCCGCCGCCACAGCTCACTGTCACAGAGATCCAAGTCAACCACAATGGCAACTCTGAACCCGACGTGTACAGCGACAAGGAGGAcg aAGTGACAGCAgcacctgaacctgaacctgaacctgaaccagaGCCTGTGGCAGAACCTGAACCAGAGCCTGTGGCAGAACCTGAACCAGCTCCAGTGGTGGAGAGACCACTGAGGAGCCGAGGGAAGACGCCCATCACCACCCGCACCCGCAGCAGCCAGCACCACACG AGAGACCAGTTGATGGATCAGGAAGGTggtggggatgatgatgatgatgatgatgatgaagacgagCCGACCATACATGTAAAGCGCAAACCCAGGAGGTTATCCCACAGAGTG CAGATAGTGCCTGAGGATCTCAGACCTGTGTTGACAGAACAGGTCCAGTTGCAGTCTAACAGGAGGGTTCATCACAGGCTGGACAGTCCAGCTCAGGCTGAACCTCCCTCCACCTCAACCAGACCTGCTCAG CTCCAAGAGGAAGAACCGTGGCTCCATCTTCCCAAAGCGACAAAGGACTTGTCTCAGAAGCCAGTCGCTCTGCTCAACACTGCTCTGCTCGAG TCAAAGAGTCTGCCTAAAGAACAGAGTCCACGACCGGCTGCCAAACCATCCAGACCCACCAGAGTGGAGCCGCTCACCTTTACCACTATGTGTGACATTTCCCCCATTAAGAAACCAGAGGCCCACTGGTTTCTGTCCTCAGACCAGTCTGGATCTAAGCCCAGCAGCGTCTCTGCAGCATGG GTGGAGAAAATTGCAGCCAGCGAACAACCTCGGAAAGTGGAGGAGACTGACGTTCTGAAGGAGCTCTTTCACAACGACATCAGCTCTCCAACAGGAATCAC CGCCACCTGTCGAAGACCCATTCGAGGAGCGGCCGGTCGCCCGGTGAAGTCCAGCGACCTGTGGAACAACGAGAACTCCATCTTCTCGCCAAAAACCACCAAGACCACCAGCTCATCCTCGTCGTACACAGAGAGCCGCACCGTCAACAGAGTCACCAGCTTGCCCCCCTCCATCTCCTTCAACTCCTCTACCTCCGCCTCCTCTtactcctctgcctcctcctcctacagGCCTCTGTCTGCAGCTCCCCCTGCAAGTCAGCCCAAAGCAGCGCGCCGCAGCATGTCCCTGTGGATAAAGCTCTTCCTGCTGGCCATCGTGGCTGCCTTCCTGTTCTTGGTTTACCAAGCCATGGAGACCAACTCCATCAGCCCTTTTggtaacacagacacagaggtggCTGATGGCAGCACCGCATAG